A single genomic interval of Chitinophaga sp. 180180018-3 harbors:
- a CDS encoding putative porin yields MRQLFIFITLLLLGGNQLMAQFNTGRLSGMGGGGGGSSKMQRDTGKHVHEPDTITVSYRVLGEPTDYRLDSSVNDFQTNYLRVPPTYATLGNVGSAAYNMVYTPIMKAGFDAGFHAYDIYSNSHKDARFYHSSRPYTELQYLVGSKQEQIIGVSHTQNRTERFNFALDYRKINSPGYYRSQNTNHDIYRVTARYQSKNKRANTYMSFYYNKINGGENGGIKNESYMSDNDYKQRKNIPVNLGGNISTVYNFFGGTIPVKTSYGETGFLIQQQYDWGNGKTIHVNDTTDYYQYDPFFRVQYTFNYESDTYQFIDTQADTSAFYPSHYNFGTNTVDTVMAKHKWKIISNDLSLIQFPVRGNLGHFISAGARFESMTGTFLDANVHFSNLVLHGEYRNKTRDKKWDFSAKGEFYLVGQNIGDYSVQGMLKRYINDLLGDVRLSVNNVNREPSYVYKYFNSNHDAWYNTSLAKENTTQLQFATDNKKLKYTLAVNYFIFTNFTYLKDYYHSAQYTSLFNLLQITFSKKFSIAPFAWYVDLAFQQVHGNGPLNVPAFWTRNRFAFEKRLYTNLNLVTGLEMRYNTSYYADDYSPLMGQFIYQNAKKINNPLPDIAAFADFRIKSFSAYIRAENLNTFLAKNNYGAPLYPYNNFAFRVGLRWWFIN; encoded by the coding sequence ATGAGACAACTTTTTATTTTCATAACCCTCCTGTTACTGGGCGGGAATCAATTGATGGCCCAATTTAATACAGGGCGCTTATCCGGTATGGGCGGAGGCGGCGGGGGCAGCAGCAAAATGCAGCGCGATACGGGTAAACATGTGCATGAGCCGGATACCATTACCGTTTCTTACAGGGTACTCGGTGAACCTACCGACTACCGCCTGGATTCGTCTGTAAACGATTTCCAGACAAACTACCTGAGGGTGCCACCTACTTATGCTACATTAGGTAACGTAGGTAGCGCCGCTTATAACATGGTATATACGCCCATCATGAAAGCCGGCTTCGACGCAGGTTTCCATGCTTACGATATTTATTCCAATTCCCATAAGGATGCCCGCTTTTATCACAGCAGTCGCCCGTATACAGAGTTGCAATACCTCGTTGGCAGTAAGCAGGAACAGATAATCGGCGTTTCTCATACCCAGAATCGCACGGAGCGGTTCAATTTTGCCCTGGATTATCGAAAGATCAATTCGCCGGGGTACTATCGCAGTCAGAATACCAACCACGATATCTACCGTGTAACGGCCCGCTATCAGAGCAAGAACAAGCGCGCCAATACTTACATGAGCTTTTATTACAATAAGATCAATGGCGGAGAGAATGGTGGTATAAAGAATGAATCCTATATGTCTGACAACGATTACAAGCAGCGGAAAAATATTCCGGTAAATCTTGGCGGCAATATTTCCACGGTGTATAATTTCTTTGGAGGCACCATCCCGGTAAAAACGAGTTACGGGGAAACAGGCTTCCTTATTCAGCAGCAGTACGACTGGGGAAACGGAAAAACCATTCACGTGAATGATACCACGGATTATTACCAGTATGATCCTTTTTTCCGGGTGCAATACACGTTTAACTACGAAAGTGACACCTATCAGTTCATCGATACACAGGCCGATACATCTGCTTTTTATCCCAGTCATTACAACTTTGGCACCAATACAGTCGATACTGTAATGGCGAAACATAAATGGAAGATTATCTCCAACGACCTTTCGCTGATACAGTTTCCGGTGCGTGGTAACCTGGGCCACTTTATCAGTGCAGGAGCCAGGTTTGAAAGCATGACCGGTACTTTCCTCGATGCGAATGTACATTTTTCCAACCTCGTATTACACGGGGAGTACCGCAATAAAACCCGCGATAAGAAATGGGATTTCTCTGCCAAAGGTGAGTTTTACCTCGTAGGCCAGAATATCGGTGACTATAGCGTACAGGGTATGTTAAAAAGATATATTAATGATCTGTTGGGAGATGTACGTCTGTCTGTTAATAACGTAAACCGCGAACCATCGTACGTTTACAAGTATTTCAACAGCAACCACGATGCCTGGTACAATACCAGCCTGGCTAAAGAAAATACTACGCAGCTCCAGTTTGCGACCGATAATAAAAAGCTGAAGTATACACTGGCAGTGAATTACTTCATCTTTACCAATTTCACTTATCTGAAAGACTATTACCACAGCGCCCAGTATACTTCGCTCTTCAACTTGTTGCAGATCACCTTCAGTAAGAAATTCTCAATAGCGCCGTTTGCATGGTATGTAGATCTTGCGTTCCAGCAGGTACACGGCAACGGGCCACTGAATGTGCCCGCCTTCTGGACCCGCAACCGTTTTGCCTTTGAGAAACGGCTGTATACCAATCTTAACCTGGTAACAGGTCTGGAAATGAGGTATAATACCAGCTACTACGCAGATGATTACTCCCCGCTGATGGGGCAGTTCATATACCAGAACGCCAAAAAAATTAACAATCCATTACCTGATATCGCTGCTTTTGCCGATTTCCGTATCAAATCTTTTTCAGCCTACATCAGGGCAGAAAATCTGAATACTTTCCTGGCTAAAAATAATTACGGCGCTCCGCTGTACCCGTATAACAACTTTGCGTTCAGGGTGGGG
- the sucC gene encoding ADP-forming succinate--CoA ligase subunit beta yields the protein MNLHEYQAKELLKKYNVPVQEGIPVDTPEAAAEAYKQLKVQFGNEFAVVKAQIHAGGRGKGKIRGTEQRGVAVGKNAEEIKTIAGNILGGTLVTIQTGEAGKLVNKVLVAQDVYYPGANPVKEFYLSILLDRSKGQNVIMYSTEGGMDIEEVAHSTPEKIFKEWVKPNMMLQPFQARNIAFNLGLSGEAFKNMVKFVTNLYNAYVGLDCSMLEINPLFKTSDDKVIAVDAKVNLDDNSLMRHPDLEALRDISEEDPTEVEAGKYNLNFVKLDGNVGCMVNGAGLAMATMDMIKLSGGEPANFLDVGGTANAQTVEAGFRIILKDPKVKAILINIFGGIVRCDRVAQGVIDAYKSIGNITVPIIVRLQGTNAAEAKALIEESGLKVQSAILLSEAAALVNKAVSA from the coding sequence ATGAACTTACACGAGTACCAGGCTAAAGAACTGTTGAAAAAATATAATGTACCGGTACAGGAAGGTATCCCGGTGGACACCCCTGAAGCGGCTGCCGAAGCATACAAGCAGCTGAAAGTGCAATTTGGTAATGAGTTTGCCGTTGTAAAGGCGCAGATACATGCGGGTGGACGCGGAAAAGGTAAGATCCGTGGTACAGAACAGAGAGGTGTGGCCGTAGGAAAAAATGCTGAAGAAATTAAAACCATCGCTGGTAATATACTGGGCGGCACCCTGGTGACCATCCAAACCGGAGAAGCAGGAAAACTGGTGAATAAAGTACTGGTGGCACAGGATGTATACTATCCGGGTGCTAATCCTGTAAAGGAGTTTTACCTGTCTATTCTGCTCGACCGCTCCAAAGGTCAGAACGTTATCATGTACTCCACTGAAGGAGGTATGGATATCGAAGAAGTAGCACATAGCACGCCTGAAAAAATATTTAAAGAGTGGGTGAAGCCTAACATGATGCTCCAGCCTTTCCAGGCGCGTAACATCGCGTTCAACCTGGGACTGAGCGGTGAAGCATTCAAAAACATGGTGAAGTTTGTTACCAACCTGTATAATGCATATGTAGGCCTGGATTGCAGTATGCTTGAAATCAACCCACTGTTCAAAACCAGCGACGATAAAGTAATTGCTGTTGATGCCAAGGTTAACCTGGACGACAACTCCCTGATGCGTCATCCTGATCTGGAAGCACTCCGCGATATCTCTGAAGAAGATCCTACAGAAGTAGAAGCTGGTAAATACAACCTGAACTTCGTAAAACTGGATGGTAACGTAGGTTGTATGGTAAATGGAGCCGGCCTTGCCATGGCTACTATGGATATGATCAAACTGAGCGGCGGTGAACCTGCTAACTTCCTGGACGTAGGCGGTACTGCCAACGCACAAACTGTGGAAGCTGGTTTCCGTATCATCCTGAAAGATCCTAAAGTAAAAGCAATCCTCATCAATATCTTCGGTGGTATCGTACGTTGCGACAGGGTTGCACAGGGTGTTATCGATGCCTATAAATCTATTGGCAACATCACTGTTCCGATCATTGTACGCTTACAGGGAACCAACGCTGCTGAAGCCAAAGCCCTGATCGAAGAAAGCGGTCTGAAAGTACAGTCTGCGATTCTCCTGAGTGAAGCAGCTGCACTGGTAAACAAAGCAGTGAGTGCATAA
- a CDS encoding transglycosylase domain-containing protein, giving the protein MKKSVKLLWSVAFGILGLLVVFVLLINFRIIGSMPSMEELENPRAALAAEVIADDGTILGKYYQVDRSSSDFNEISKNVINALIATEETRFYYNSGIDPKATFAIPFYLLVGKKRGSSTITQQLALNLQSDAQGKQRANNPVSRAFQKIQEWIIAVKLERNFTKQEILTLYLNTVAFGDNVYGIENGARTFFSKDAGHLSIEEAAVLVGMLKGNTIYNPRRNPQNALNRRNTVIDNMQAANFITAGEAAMAKSKPIVLHYNKIDHNKGLAPYFREVLRDELKSWCKDHKKSDGSEYNLYRDGLKIYTTINPRMQLYAEEAVAKHLAVLQKSLSAQGDVKTGNVWKKWPKFLDQYMKESDRYKALKDDDASDSTIALVFNTPVRMKVFGWKSATEPDLNEIDTVMTPLDSIKYTRAILQAGFMAMDPESGEVKAWVGGPDFRYFKNDHVAKTRRQVGSTFKPFLYCFAIMNGMSPNTVLPNEPISINGWTPHNSEGTTGGTITMAGALAKSLNLVAAYLIKQIGAKPFADFAKNKVGFTSDIPAYPAIALGAVELSLYELMQGYTMFPGRGINTKPIYITRIEDRNGNILETFAPVKREVISEREAYTMVKMMEGVVAPGGTGARMRSRFNIPGEIAGKTGTTNDNTDGWFMGYTPKLLAGAWVGCENNFIHFSTTALGQGANTGLPIWAYFMQKVYADPTLKINSSDHFLTPPNMNSDDIYLNYDSNLTPDAQSDNVGNGSADDYGSGNASDYATPGTDKQEQPAPAQKPKENKEKDKEEPKPAPKATMPPPVKKEN; this is encoded by the coding sequence ATGAAAAAATCGGTGAAACTATTGTGGAGTGTGGCTTTCGGGATACTGGGGTTACTTGTTGTCTTTGTTTTACTCATCAATTTCCGGATAATCGGCAGTATGCCTTCCATGGAGGAGCTGGAAAACCCGCGTGCAGCACTGGCAGCAGAAGTAATCGCCGATGACGGTACCATACTGGGTAAATACTACCAGGTAGACCGTTCCAGCAGTGATTTCAATGAGATCTCCAAAAATGTGATCAATGCGCTGATTGCTACAGAAGAAACGAGATTCTACTATAACTCAGGTATCGATCCCAAGGCAACCTTCGCTATTCCTTTTTACCTGCTGGTGGGCAAAAAGAGGGGATCCAGTACCATCACCCAGCAGCTGGCATTGAACCTTCAGTCCGACGCACAGGGTAAACAACGTGCTAATAATCCCGTCTCAAGGGCCTTTCAGAAAATACAGGAATGGATCATTGCCGTTAAACTGGAACGGAACTTTACCAAACAGGAAATCCTGACGCTGTATTTAAACACCGTTGCTTTCGGAGATAACGTGTATGGCATTGAGAATGGTGCCAGAACTTTTTTCAGTAAAGATGCCGGCCATTTATCGATAGAAGAGGCAGCAGTACTGGTGGGGATGCTGAAAGGTAATACCATTTACAACCCTCGCCGTAACCCGCAAAATGCGCTGAACCGCCGTAATACGGTGATAGATAATATGCAGGCGGCTAATTTTATTACTGCCGGAGAAGCTGCAATGGCTAAAAGTAAACCTATTGTACTGCATTATAATAAGATAGACCACAACAAGGGATTGGCGCCTTACTTCAGGGAAGTGTTGAGAGATGAGTTGAAGTCCTGGTGTAAGGACCACAAGAAATCCGATGGTTCAGAATACAATCTTTATCGCGATGGCCTGAAAATTTATACCACCATCAATCCCCGTATGCAGCTGTATGCAGAAGAAGCAGTGGCGAAGCACCTGGCGGTATTACAGAAGTCATTGTCGGCGCAGGGCGATGTGAAAACCGGGAACGTATGGAAGAAATGGCCGAAATTCCTGGACCAGTATATGAAGGAATCAGACAGGTATAAAGCGCTGAAAGACGATGATGCTTCAGATTCTACGATCGCGCTGGTTTTCAACACGCCGGTGCGTATGAAAGTATTTGGCTGGAAAAGCGCTACAGAACCGGATCTGAACGAAATAGACACGGTAATGACCCCGCTGGATTCCATTAAATACACCCGCGCCATCTTACAGGCAGGGTTTATGGCCATGGATCCGGAAAGTGGTGAGGTAAAAGCCTGGGTAGGCGGACCGGATTTCCGATATTTCAAAAACGACCACGTAGCCAAGACGCGTCGTCAGGTGGGTTCTACATTCAAGCCTTTCCTGTATTGCTTTGCCATCATGAATGGTATGTCGCCTAATACAGTATTACCGAATGAACCGATTTCCATCAACGGGTGGACGCCTCATAACTCTGAAGGTACTACTGGTGGAACTATCACGATGGCCGGAGCGCTGGCCAAGTCGTTGAACCTGGTGGCAGCTTACCTGATCAAGCAGATAGGGGCGAAGCCATTTGCAGATTTTGCGAAAAATAAAGTAGGTTTTACGAGCGATATCCCGGCTTACCCTGCCATTGCGCTGGGAGCCGTAGAGCTTTCGCTGTATGAGCTGATGCAGGGCTATACCATGTTCCCGGGCAGAGGAATCAACACTAAGCCAATCTACATTACACGTATAGAAGACAGGAACGGAAATATACTGGAAACATTTGCGCCAGTGAAACGTGAAGTGATCAGCGAACGGGAGGCATATACTATGGTAAAAATGATGGAAGGTGTGGTTGCCCCGGGAGGTACCGGAGCGCGTATGCGTTCCCGTTTTAATATTCCGGGAGAGATAGCCGGTAAAACAGGTACCACCAATGATAATACGGATGGCTGGTTTATGGGATATACGCCCAAGCTGCTGGCTGGTGCCTGGGTGGGATGTGAAAACAACTTCATTCACTTCAGTACTACGGCGCTGGGTCAGGGTGCTAACACAGGCCTCCCGATCTGGGCTTATTTTATGCAGAAGGTATATGCAGATCCTACGCTGAAAATCAACTCCAGCGACCATTTCCTGACGCCGCCCAATATGAACAGCGACGATATTTACCTGAACTACGATTCCAACTTAACGCCCGACGCACAATCTGATAACGTAGGTAACGGTTCTGCTGATGACTACGGCTCCGGAAACGCCAGTGATTACGCCACTCCGGGTACCGATAAGCAGGAACAACCAGCTCCTGCACAGAAGCCAAAGGAAAATAAAGAAAAGGACAAGGAAGAACCGAAGCCTGCTCCTAAGGCTACCATGCCACCGCCAGTGAAGAAAGAAAATTAA
- a CDS encoding purine-nucleoside phosphorylase: MSELTAKIAAAGEYISKHWQEKPVAGIILGSGLGNLAGDIEDRIEIPYNQIPHFPESTVEGHSGKLILGRMQGKPVVAMAGRFHYYEGFSMQQVTFPIRVMKALGIHTLFISNAAGGMNPAFHVGDLMIIRDHINLQPEHPLRGKNEDTLGPRFPDMSEPYARSLIRVAQKIAADNNISLHTGVYVGVQGPTFETRAEYKYMHIIGGDAVGMSTVPEVIVAIHAGLKVFAMSVITDIGIREEENVITHDEVLAAAKAAEPKLTLIFSELIRQL, translated from the coding sequence ATGAGCGAACTAACAGCAAAGATTGCAGCGGCAGGTGAATATATCAGTAAACACTGGCAGGAGAAGCCGGTGGCTGGTATTATCCTGGGCAGCGGTCTTGGGAACCTGGCCGGAGATATCGAAGACAGGATTGAGATTCCATACAACCAGATACCGCATTTCCCGGAATCCACAGTAGAAGGGCATTCCGGAAAGCTGATCCTCGGCCGGATGCAGGGTAAGCCTGTAGTGGCCATGGCAGGGCGCTTTCATTATTACGAAGGATTTTCGATGCAGCAGGTAACCTTCCCCATCCGGGTGATGAAGGCCCTTGGCATTCATACGTTGTTCATTTCCAACGCGGCAGGAGGAATGAATCCGGCCTTCCACGTAGGAGATCTGATGATTATACGGGACCATATCAACCTGCAGCCGGAACATCCGCTGCGTGGTAAAAATGAAGATACACTGGGCCCGCGCTTCCCCGACATGAGTGAGCCTTATGCCAGATCTCTGATCCGGGTAGCGCAGAAAATAGCAGCGGATAACAATATTTCCCTGCATACGGGCGTATATGTAGGCGTTCAGGGCCCGACTTTCGAAACCAGGGCTGAGTATAAATACATGCATATTATCGGCGGCGATGCGGTGGGTATGAGCACTGTACCTGAAGTAATTGTAGCCATACATGCCGGTTTGAAGGTGTTTGCCATGAGTGTGATTACGGATATTGGTATCCGTGAGGAAGAGAATGTGATCACACATGATGAAGTACTGGCAGCTGCCAAGGCGGCGGAACCCAAACTGACATTGATCTTTAGCGAATTAATCCGGCAACTATAA